One region of Abyssisolibacter fermentans genomic DNA includes:
- a CDS encoding aminoglycoside phosphotransferase family protein: protein MGVSIWRKPVIDPKELPLSEEIKLISIDGYPHAGNDVFECTGMEHGEKIKFFLKVSRQLDSDIRNEVKILEVLKNTNIPVPQVIDSNIEYSFPFIATLSIEGERLSTILYAFEKKERLVKSLNYMPVFGASLSKIHQLDIKWEQVKKRKFHELPSKEFYEKYELIEAYSWLKENEPINKDLTFIHGDHHYANLLWCNGELKAVLDWELCGLGWKEFDIAWACILRPSQNFMKSAEEQEAFLEGYRSRGSYDRNSFNYCKVLIYSYFYEIGLKIKDQEYTEEVRKEIMKEIRG, encoded by the coding sequence TTGGGAGTTAGTATATGGAGAAAACCTGTAATTGATCCAAAAGAACTGCCATTATCGGAGGAAATAAAATTAATATCTATTGATGGCTATCCACATGCGGGGAATGATGTATTTGAATGTACAGGGATGGAGCACGGAGAAAAAATCAAATTCTTTTTAAAAGTTAGTCGTCAACTAGATTCAGATATAAGAAATGAAGTAAAGATACTAGAAGTATTAAAAAATACAAATATTCCAGTACCTCAAGTAATAGATAGTAACATAGAATATAGCTTTCCCTTTATAGCAACATTGAGTATTGAAGGTGAAAGATTATCCACAATATTATATGCATTTGAGAAGAAAGAACGTTTAGTGAAGTCGTTAAATTATATGCCAGTATTTGGAGCAAGCCTTTCTAAAATACATCAATTAGACATCAAGTGGGAACAGGTTAAGAAGAGAAAGTTTCATGAACTTCCTAGTAAAGAATTTTATGAGAAATATGAATTGATTGAAGCTTATAGTTGGTTAAAAGAAAATGAACCTATAAATAAAGATTTAACTTTTATTCATGGAGATCATCATTATGCAAACTTATTATGGTGTAATGGTGAGTTAAAAGCAGTATTGGACTGGGAACTATGTGGTTTAGGTTGGAAAGAGTTCGATATTGCATGGGCATGTATTTTAAGACCATCTCAGAATTTTATGAAATCTGCTGAGGAGCAAGAAGCGTTTTTAGAAGGATATCGTTCTCGGGGTTCATATGATAGAAACTCTTTCAATTACTGTAAAGTGCTTATCTATTCATATTTTTACGAAATAGGTCTTAAAATAAAAGATCAAGAATATACAGAAGAAGTTAGAAAAGAGATAATGAAAGAGATAAGAGGGTAA
- a CDS encoding alpha/beta fold hydrolase, with product MNSKLIDIGTTKLEVYTYGKKGPVVVIETGMGSSFYDWNIIASKLSEKTRVLMYHREGYGNSQLTQEPCTSKRIAENLNLLLEKEKINEPIIIVGHSFGGLCALHFTKLYPAKMAGLVLVDSSPVEIYKIEELKRTLPSIQSKYPTINTLLRFKNYGDLKQHEIVTQVNPKLSPKQLEFTDKIQDKIKEFLTNPNLYRAEASEFENMIDSGKEIEKLNELLNIPMKVLGRDGEIEIANLTNAGILENEAIIFEDLIQKLNRSKTAYSDKGEFILVKGAGHNIHLERPDIVIKAIEELLE from the coding sequence ATGAATTCAAAACTCATAGACATTGGAACAACTAAATTAGAAGTATATACATATGGAAAGAAGGGTCCCGTTGTAGTTATTGAAACTGGAATGGGAAGTTCATTTTATGATTGGAATATTATAGCATCAAAATTATCAGAAAAGACAAGAGTGCTAATGTACCATAGAGAGGGATATGGAAATAGCCAACTTACTCAAGAGCCATGTACAAGTAAAAGAATTGCAGAAAATTTGAATTTACTATTGGAAAAAGAGAAAATCAATGAACCTATAATAATAGTAGGACATTCTTTTGGCGGACTATGTGCTTTACATTTTACTAAATTATATCCTGCTAAAATGGCTGGATTGGTATTAGTAGATTCTAGCCCAGTTGAAATATATAAAATAGAAGAACTAAAACGTACTTTACCATCAATTCAGTCAAAGTATCCTACAATTAACACACTTTTGAGGTTTAAAAATTATGGTGATTTAAAACAACATGAAATTGTAACACAAGTTAATCCAAAATTATCACCTAAACAATTGGAGTTTACAGATAAAATACAGGATAAAATTAAAGAATTTTTAACTAATCCTAATTTATATAGGGCGGAAGCATCTGAATTTGAAAATATGATTGATAGTGGAAAAGAGATTGAAAAATTAAATGAATTGCTAAACATTCCTATGAAAGTATTAGGAAGAGATGGAGAAATTGAAATTGCAAATTTGACAAATGCAGGAATATTAGAAAATGAGGCAATTATTTTCGAGGATTTAATTCAAAAATTGAACAGGTCAAAAACAGCATACTCAGATAAAGGAGAATTTATTTTAGTAAAAGGAGCAGGGCATAATATCCATCTTGAACGTCCAGACATAGTTATTAAGGCTATTGAGGAACTACTAGAATAG